Within the Zea mays cultivar B73 chromosome 10, Zm-B73-REFERENCE-NAM-5.0, whole genome shotgun sequence genome, the region CTCCGAAGAACTGAACATATGCTTCAGTTGACTTTTGCAAAAGGAATAAATTAAGCTCCGACCGGCAAGTTTGGCCCCAAATGTTACCTTCCCAAAGATCATGCCATAAGAAACAGGTAGCGTCATTTTCCAGAGATATCAAGCAGTATCCTCGAACTGTGTCTGCAGTTCAATTTGAGAATATCATGTATATACAACGTACATCAACATTCTTTAGAGGACAtctgctatatatatatatatatatatatatatatatatatatatatatatatatatatatatatatatatatatatatatatatatatatatatatatatatatatatatatatatatatatatatatatatatatatatatatatatatatatagattgaCCCAGATTACGCTCATGCATACAAGTAATTTATGTGAATTGCAGTGGATTGAGATATCGCATTCAATAATCCACATGGATTAACaacaaaacgaacaagccctaaagcaTCAAGGCGATCCACCAGCGATAGCATGAAGGAATGTTGGCATGGGAGGCATATCAGGCTCAGACAGGCCTTCGAGAAACTGTACCACCTCAACCATTGTAGGGCGATCATACTCATTATCCTGAACGCACCAACACGCAACTCTGCAGACTCTTTCAACGTCGTCTAGGTTGACATCGCCGCCCAAGCTTGCATCCACAAGGCTTCCGACGCCTCCGTTGAGAAGCTTGTCCACGACCTGCACAGGGAAACAACACTTGGCATGGCAACAATCACCGTCGGTGGAAGCTTCTCTGCCGGCGTTCCTCCTTCCCGATACGATATCCAGCAAAACCATGCCGTAGCTGTAAACATCGACCTTCGATGTGATGGCTGTTCCGCTGATCCATTCAGGGGCGAGGTACCCAACAGTTCCTCTCATCGTAGTCAGGACGCGGCTGAAATCCCTCCCGAGAAACTTGGCCATTCCGAAGTCCGCGATCTTCGGAACGAAGGACGCGTCGAGAAGTATGTTCTGCGGCTTGATGTCACAGTGTATGATGCAGTCTCGGCAGCTATGGTGCAGGTACGCTATGCCTCTGGCAACACCGAGAGCTATCTGATACCTGATGTCCCAGCGCAAACCGGTGGTGCCACCGCCATGCGCGCTCTGGTGGAACAGGTGGAAGTCGAGGGAACGGTTCGGCATGTGCTCGTAGACAAGGAGTCTCCTGTCACCTTCGCAGCAGAACCCGACGAGTTTAACCAAGTTGACATGCTGGATGATGCCTATTGAGCTCACCTCGGACCTGAACTGCTTCTCTCCCTGGTGGGCGCCGTCTAGCCTCTTCACGGCTATGGCGACCGACTCACCTAGGCACCCCTTAAATACGGAGCCGAAGCCACCCGTGCCTAGCTTCTCCGAGAAATTGTTAGTTGCGCGTTTTATATCAGCGTACCTGAATGCGATGATCCCGATGCCACCCTGGTCGCTGTCCGCCGGATGACTACTGCTTCGCCTCCAGATCATCATCACAATTAGAGAGACCAACACTAGGGTGATCACAGTGGCAGTGCTTACGCCCACAGCAACACTTACACCGGTGACCATTCCATGTCTATGGCGGTCTTGCCAGCTTTGGACCTCTTTCGCGGCAAGGCGAAGGTAGAGAGTCTCGCCAGTGTCATCATCAGCTGCTACATTGGTTAGGTCGTCGTGCCACAGAGAGCAACCGCCTTGGCCGTAGGAATATGCAGTGCAAGAGCAGCTACTCAAACAAGATCCCTCACATGATTCCGCGCTTGTAGCGTTCTGCAGACCCATGCCATTACTGGGCAGCCTACTAAATGGCATGGGATAGAACTTATCTGTCATGCTTGTCGCGTTGCAATCCAATGGAGTGTCTCTGATGCACCCGCCAGCCCTGTCCTCCATTTCCCAGTCCTCAGGCGACCTTACAGAGAATCCCTTCATGCAGGAGCACAACGGACCTGCGTTGTTAGAGCAGATCCCGTAGGCTCCACAGACAGCATAGACATCACATTTGCTTCTTGGAGAGTAGCTGAACGTGATCCAGTCGTTTCTGTCCCAGTCCCATACGCGCACCTTCCATTGGCCAGAGACATCTAGCACGACCTGAAACGCTGTGCTCTCGTTCACCAAGGTGTAGGAGAAGTAGAACTCTGGGCCACTGGTAACGAACATATACTTGCAGTAACGAGGACCCGACATCTCCGGTATTGCGTCGAAGTATCTGCCGTTCCACTCACCGGAGGACCAGTACTCCGTAGATCTCCATGAGAGCCTCATGCTCTCATCAAGGGCGCCAGGACCTAGGCCCATGGAATAAACACCAGGAGCTTGGTCGTTCGAATTCCTTCTTGAAACAAAACGGCGGTCCAGACCGGTGACCTTGTTTCTGCCCAGCTTCGCACCGGGCAGCAGGGTGTCGGTTGGGTGGTCGAAGCTCTGCCAGAATACGTccgaggagttggaggagctccgCAGGACAAGGTTCCCGTCGGCCAACAGAACAGCGACGACGACGGTGGTGTTGGCCGTGATGTTGGCCTGGGTAGACCACCAGACCTTGGTGCCGTCGTCGGCTATGATGACCAGGTTGCCGTCGTCGGAGATCATGAGCTCCGGCGAAGCAGGGCTGGAGACCGGATTGTCCCCGTTGGCGCTCCACACGGGTGTCAGCTTGGGGACTTTGTGGAACCATATTCCAAGATACGAGTTGGAGGCGTTGTGCGTGGGATTGTTGCTGTTGGTCTCGAAGAAGCCGAGTGCGTACTTGCCGTTGCTGGAGACAAGCCTCGCGTCTCCGGCCAGCGAACCACCGCGCGAGAGTGTATCTGTCGCTGCCGAGCATGTAGGAGTGTGCAGCAGGGAGAAAAGGATGCCGCAAAGAGCGGCAAGGAGATGCATGACGGGAGAAGTGTATCAGGAGATGATCGAGATATCAATGGGAGAACTGGAGTTTGTTTGCTCCTGAGCTGCAGAATGCAAGGGACGAGGTCGGTTTTTTTATATATAAAATCCAGGGAGCCCACACCACCCATCCACATCCACCTCTCATTTCTTCTTTACCCTGGTTGGAGGTAAGACGGTCCATCATTGCAGCTACTTGCAGATCCAAGTTGCATGACTTCACGAGAAAAGGAAAGGAAAGTAATTAAAAGATTAATCAGTTTCATATTCCTAACCAATGTTTGCATGCTTCCGTCAGGCAAATAAGAATATTAACATAATCCTACATACTAAT harbors:
- the LOC103641631 gene encoding G-type lectin S-receptor-like serine/threonine-protein kinase At2g19130 — translated: MHLLAALCGILFSLLHTPTCSAATDTLSRGGSLAGDARLVSSNGKYALGFFETNSNNPTHNASNSYLGIWFHKVPKLTPVWSANGDNPVSSPASPELMISDDGNLVIIADDGTKVWWSTQANITANTTVVVAVLLADGNLVLRSSSNSSDVFWQSFDHPTDTLLPGAKLGRNKVTGLDRRFVSRRNSNDQAPGVYSMGLGPGALDESMRLSWRSTEYWSSGEWNGRYFDAIPEMSGPRYCKYMFVTSGPEFYFSYTLVNESTAFQVVLDVSGQWKVRVWDWDRNDWITFSYSPRSKCDVYAVCGAYGICSNNAGPLCSCMKGFSVRSPEDWEMEDRAGGCIRDTPLDCNATSMTDKFYPMPFSRLPSNGMGLQNATSAESCEGSCLSSCSCTAYSYGQGGCSLWHDDLTNVAADDDTGETLYLRLAAKEVQSWQDRHRHGMVTGVSVAVGVSTATVITLVLVSLIVMMIWRRSSSHPADSDQGGIGIIAFRYADIKRATNNFSEKLGTGGFGSVFKGCLGESVAIAVKRLDGAHQGEKQFRSEVSSIGIIQHVNLVKLVGFCCEGDRRLLVYEHMPNRSLDFHLFHQSAHGGGTTGLRWDIRYQIALGVARGIAYLHHSCRDCIIHCDIKPQNILLDASFVPKIADFGMAKFLGRDFSRVLTTMRGTVGYLAPEWISGTAITSKVDVYSYGMVLLDIVSGRRNAGREASTDGDCCHAKCCFPVQVVDKLLNGGVGSLVDASLGGDVNLDDVERVCRVACWCVQDNEYDRPTMVEVVQFLEGLSEPDMPPMPTFLHAIAGGSP